A region from the Enterobacter roggenkampii genome encodes:
- the rcsD gene encoding phosphotransferase RcsD has product MSQTETTAPSKFSLLPGSITRFFLLLIVVLLVTMGVMVQSAVNAWLKDKSYQVVDITHAVHKRIDTWRYATWQIYDNIAAAPASSSGDGLQETRLKQDVYYLEKPQRKTEALIFGSHDSATLEMTQRISTYLDTLWGAETVPWSMYYLNGQDNSMILISTLPLKDLSSGFKETTVGSIVDSRRAEMLQQANALDERESFSSLRRLAWQNGHYFTLRTTFNQPGHLATVVAFDLPINDLIPPDMPLDSFRLEPDNSTQNMRAASDKEAAESVSISFNGSKIEIASSLNSTGMRLVWQVPFGTLLLDTLQNILLPLLLNIGLLALALFGYSTFRFQPGRQSDASAVPAGTSNELRVLRALNEEIISVLPLGVLVHDQEANRTVMSNKIADHLLPHLNLQNITTMADQHQGVIQATINNELYEIRQFRSQVASRTQIFIIRDQDREVLVNKKLKQAQRLYEKNQQGRAAFMQNIGDAFKQPLKTLATQAAALNTSESHQLACQADSLVRMVDEIQLANMLENDFWKGTPTLFSIQDLIDEVVPEVLPVIKRKGLQLLINNNLPANDERHGDREALRRILLMIIQYAVTTTQIGKITLEVSTEESAEDRLTFRILDTGEGVTTSEIDNLHFPFLNDTQSDRYGKANALTFWLCDQLARKLGGHLNIKARESLGTRYSLHVKMAANPQEEDEERLLDDVVVMVDVTSNEIRNIVVRQLENWGAACITPDERLASQEFDLFLTDNPSNLTASGLLLSDDESGVRKIGPGQLRVNFNISNAMQEAVLQLIEEQLAQEEIAESPLGGNENAELHASGYYSLFVDTVPDDVKRLYTESAANDFAALAQTAHRLKGVFAMLNLVPGKQLCETLEHLIREKDASGIEKYISDIDAYVKSLL; this is encoded by the coding sequence ATGAGTCAGACTGAAACCACCGCCCCGAGCAAATTCTCCCTCCTCCCCGGGAGCATCACCCGTTTCTTTCTTCTTTTGATCGTTGTGCTGTTAGTGACCATGGGGGTGATGGTACAAAGCGCGGTTAACGCCTGGCTGAAGGATAAGAGCTATCAGGTCGTCGATATCACCCACGCCGTGCATAAGCGCATCGATACCTGGCGCTACGCCACCTGGCAGATTTACGACAATATTGCGGCCGCCCCGGCCTCCTCATCCGGAGATGGACTTCAGGAGACGCGGCTTAAGCAGGATGTCTATTACCTCGAAAAACCGCAGCGTAAGACTGAGGCGCTCATTTTTGGCTCTCACGACAGCGCAACGCTCGAGATGACACAGCGTATTTCGACCTATCTGGATACCCTCTGGGGGGCCGAAACGGTGCCGTGGTCGATGTACTATCTGAACGGTCAGGACAACAGTATGATCCTGATCTCAACGCTGCCGTTAAAAGATCTCTCTTCCGGGTTTAAAGAGACCACCGTGGGCAGCATCGTCGACTCCCGCCGGGCAGAGATGCTGCAGCAGGCGAATGCCCTTGATGAACGTGAGAGCTTCTCTTCCCTGCGTCGTCTGGCCTGGCAAAACGGTCATTATTTTACCCTGCGCACCACCTTCAACCAGCCAGGACATCTGGCGACGGTTGTGGCCTTCGATTTACCGATTAACGATTTAATCCCGCCGGACATGCCGCTCGACAGCTTCCGTCTGGAGCCCGACAACAGCACCCAGAACATGCGTGCGGCATCTGACAAAGAGGCCGCAGAAAGCGTCTCGATCTCCTTTAACGGCTCAAAAATCGAAATTGCCTCATCCCTGAACTCGACCGGTATGCGTCTGGTGTGGCAGGTGCCGTTTGGCACGCTGCTGCTCGATACCCTGCAAAATATCCTGCTGCCTCTGCTGCTGAATATCGGTCTGCTGGCGCTGGCGCTGTTTGGCTACAGCACCTTCCGTTTCCAGCCGGGGCGTCAGAGCGACGCCTCTGCGGTCCCGGCAGGCACCAGCAATGAACTGCGCGTGTTACGTGCGCTAAATGAAGAGATTATTTCCGTGCTGCCGCTTGGGGTCTTAGTTCACGATCAGGAAGCGAATCGTACGGTAATGAGCAATAAAATTGCCGACCATCTGCTGCCGCATCTTAACCTGCAGAACATCACCACCATGGCGGATCAGCACCAGGGGGTGATCCAGGCCACCATCAACAATGAGCTGTACGAGATCCGTCAGTTCCGCAGCCAGGTCGCCTCCCGCACGCAAATTTTCATCATTCGCGATCAGGATCGCGAGGTGCTGGTGAATAAAAAGCTCAAGCAGGCGCAAAGACTGTATGAGAAAAACCAGCAGGGGCGCGCCGCATTTATGCAGAATATTGGCGATGCCTTCAAGCAGCCGTTAAAAACGCTGGCGACCCAGGCGGCGGCGTTAAATACGTCAGAAAGCCACCAGCTTGCCTGTCAGGCCGACTCGCTGGTCAGAATGGTTGACGAGATCCAGCTGGCGAACATGCTGGAGAATGATTTCTGGAAAGGAACACCAACCCTCTTCTCTATTCAGGATCTGATCGATGAAGTGGTTCCGGAAGTCCTGCCCGTGATTAAGCGTAAAGGGTTGCAGCTGCTGATCAATAACAATCTTCCGGCAAATGACGAGCGCCACGGCGATCGTGAAGCGCTGCGCCGCATACTGTTGATGATTATTCAGTACGCGGTGACGACCACGCAGATCGGCAAGATCACCCTCGAAGTCAGTACGGAGGAGTCGGCAGAAGACCGCCTGACGTTCCGCATCCTCGACACCGGGGAAGGCGTCACCACGAGTGAAATTGATAATCTCCACTTCCCGTTCCTGAACGACACGCAAAGCGATCGCTACGGCAAGGCCAATGCCCTTACCTTCTGGCTGTGCGATCAGCTGGCGCGTAAGCTCGGCGGCCATCTGAATATCAAAGCCCGTGAATCCCTCGGCACCCGCTATTCTCTGCACGTGAAAATGGCGGCCAATCCGCAGGAAGAAGATGAAGAGCGTCTGCTGGATGATGTCGTGGTGATGGTCGATGTGACCTCGAACGAGATCCGCAATATTGTCGTTCGTCAGTTAGAAAACTGGGGGGCGGCCTGCATCACGCCGGATGAAAGACTTGCAAGTCAAGAATTTGATCTGTTTTTAACTGATAATCCGTCTAATCTTACTGCCTCCGGCTTGCTTTTAAGCGATGATGAGTCAGGCGTGCGGAAAATCGGCCCTGGCCAGCTGCGCGTCAACTTTAATATAAGCAATGCGATGCAGGAAGCTGTACTACAACTAATAGAAGAGCAGCTGGCGCAGGAAGAGATAGCGGAATCCCCGCTTGGCGGTAACGAAAATGCCGAGCTTCACGCCAGCGGATACTATTCACTCTTTGTTGATACAGTACCAGATGATGTTAAGCGGTTGTATACTGAGTCCGCTGCGAATGATTTTGCAGCGCTGGCACAGACAGCACACCGGCTTAAAGGGGTGTTTGCCATGCTTAATCTGGTTCCCGGCAAGCAGTTATGTGAAACGCTGGAACATCTAATTCGTGAGAAAGATGCCTCTGGCATTGAAAAATACATCAGCGACATTGACGCCTACGTCAAAAGCTTGCTGTAG
- the rcsB gene encoding response regulator transcription factor RcsB, translated as MNNMNVIIADDHPIVLFGIRKSLEQIEWVNVVGEFEDSTALINNLPKLDAHVLITDLSMPGDKYGDGITLIKYIKRHFPDISIIVLTMNNNPAILSAVLDLDIEGIVLKQGAPTDLPKALAALQKGKKFTPESVSRLLEKISAGGYGDKRLSPKESEVLRLFAEGFLVTEIAKKLNRSIKTISSQKKSAMMKLGVDNDIALLNYLSSVTLSATDKD; from the coding sequence ATGAACAATATGAACGTAATTATTGCCGATGACCATCCGATTGTACTGTTCGGTATTCGCAAATCACTTGAACAGATCGAGTGGGTGAATGTAGTCGGTGAATTTGAAGACTCTACAGCACTGATCAATAACCTCCCAAAGCTTGATGCACACGTGCTCATTACCGATCTCTCCATGCCCGGAGACAAATACGGTGATGGGATCACGCTCATCAAATATATTAAACGTCACTTCCCGGATATCTCGATCATTGTTCTGACCATGAACAACAACCCGGCGATCCTGAGCGCGGTACTGGATCTGGATATCGAAGGGATTGTGCTGAAACAAGGCGCACCGACCGATCTGCCTAAAGCGCTTGCGGCGCTGCAGAAAGGCAAGAAGTTCACGCCTGAAAGCGTTTCTCGTCTGCTGGAAAAAATCAGCGCGGGTGGCTATGGTGACAAACGTCTGTCGCCGAAAGAGAGTGAAGTTCTGCGCCTGTTCGCAGAAGGTTTCCTGGTGACCGAGATTGCCAAGAAGCTGAACCGCAGTATTAAAACCATCAGCAGCCAGAAGAAATCAGCGATGATGAAACTGGGTGTGGACAACGATATTGCGCTGCTCAACTATCTCTCCTCCGTGACGCTGAGCGCAACGGATAAGGATTGA